The DNA window CATTTACTGGATACCATTTCCGTTCCGATGGCTACTGTTGCCGGATCTATTTTATTTGCCAGTCAATTTGCAGATTTTGGAACATTTCCACAATGGGCATTAGCAATAATTGCCGGTGGTGGAACCGCTGCAACAATAAGCTCCGGATTTGCTGGAATCAGGGCCGCTTCAACAGCAACTACAGGTGGGTTGGGCAATTCTATTGTAGGAACTACAGAAACCGCAGGTGCCGGAATCATGTCTGTTTTAGCAATGGCACTTCCCGTTATCGCAGCTATTTTAGCCATTATACTGGTTGTCCTCGTCATAGTAATGGGACGTAAAGCCATTCGAAAATTGCGTGGCAATAAAGAAGTAATTGATAAAATATAAAAATAAAAGGCTGAGTCTAGACTCAACCTTTTCCAATGTTCTTCTTATAAGAACTCAATGTTTTATTGATTTCAAAAGCAAAAAGAAATAAGTGGTGATGTATAGAGGTTTTCAAACTTAATTCTTCCCTCTGATATCTTTTACTTCCTGAATTTTCTCTTCAAAATAAGATTTTTTTTCAGGGTGCTTATCCGCTAATATCTCAAAAGCTTTTATTGCTTTAGTGTATAATTTTTGTTCAAAATATAATTTCGCCAGTGTTTCGGTCATTAAATGTGAGATATCATCATTCTTTTCTTTTACTACGAAACTGCTCTCATCTTTCAGCTGGCTTATTTTCGGGTTATTTTCAATGAAAGATTCAATGACCTTACTTTTAACTTCAGCCTTAATCTTTTCAGGTTCTTTTTCAGTACGGTCTATTTTTAACCAACTTTGCCAAGTATTGATAAATCCTGGAACGTTACTATCAGCAGGATCATCTACACTCTCTCCTTTCGGTATCGTATCTTCTTCAAGATGATCTTGTTGCTCCTCTTTTTTATCTGACATACTCCAGCTTGAAATATCAGAACTAAAGAAAGAAACATTCATCACAGGAGCTTCTTCTTTCTTTTCTATTACGACATCTGCATCTGTATTGTGAACTTCTGTCTCTTCTTGAATGCTTTCCTCTGGTTTAATATCTTCTTTACTACCTTCAGTGAACTCATAAGTTACTTCTTCCTCAGGTAATATGTCTTTCTCTTTTAAAATTTGGGCCTTTGTAGTTTCTTCTTTTGGCTGAGAAATCTGAGCAGGCTTACTAATTAATGAATCTGGAACATGAGATTCAAAACTCATTGGTTTCCAGCTGGATTTTAATTCTGTTTTTTCTTCAGAAACAATCTCTTCGGTATTAATTTCTTCATTCTTTGCTTCTGAAACCTCAACAGGCCTCGCAGTATCATCAACAGCTACTGGCTTTACATCTTCTACCTTTGTTTCCACAGCATGAAACCCTTGTGTTTCTGCAAAGTTGATATCGTGACTTTGCGTTTCAGGCTCACTCTCTTTTTTATCTTCTGCTACTACTTTATTCGCCTTCATTCTTCTCTCAACCTCTTCAATCAATCTCCTCATTTCATCTTCGTGCTTATTGACACTTGGCTGGGAAATTTCAGAAACAGTAATCTCGTCACTGTTTTTGGACTCAATCTTAACTTCAGGCATAAATGAATCTGTACCATGGAAGCTTAATTCAGAATCATTTGAAACTTTTTCTTTCTCAGATTCAGAAGTAATCTCATCTTCATTAATAATCTCTTCAGGAGTAAATTCTGTTTTCTTAGAGATTTCAATCTCCTTTAATTCTGTTTCATTTACCTTTTCTTCTACAGGAAGGGCATCATTATCCAAAGTCGGTTTCAAAATAGTATTTGCTATTTCAGTTTCATCTTTAGAAGTTTCTGTTCCATTGACAGGAGTATCATGCTGATCTTGGTTATTATCAGTCCCCTCTATCTCTTTCAAAGCTATTTCCTGTTCAATAGTTTCTGTTGCTTGAATAGGCTCTTCTGAAAATACTTCTTTTTGTTTTTGAGTAACCAGTGTCCCTGATTCTAAAGTAGACTCTATATCAATGGTTTCATGATTACTCTCTTCAAGAAAGTTTTCTTCTCCTTCAAACAAAATTCTGTTTCGTTCTCCATTTACATAAATATGCTTGATTTCAGGAAGCGGCGCTGGAAACTGACGGACAACTTCTTCCTTAATCTGAGCTTTTTCAGGAAGTTCCTCTCTTTTAATAGGGAAGTTTTTGCTTTTTGGAAAATATCTGGATCCTTTTTCAATACCCTTTACATTATTATTTTCCAAGACTTCAGGTTTAGTCTTTTCCTTAATTTTGCCATTAATCAGTTGATAAAGAATCTTTTTATCTGTAGTATAAGCTGCAGTGATAGAAAGCTCTTTTTGATAATTTTCCTGATCATAAAGATGGATACCATACAAATGTAAAGCTCTGATATTTTGAATATAGGGAAAAGAATTAATCTCCTCTTTCAGGAGATTAAGATCTTCTGATTGAATATTTTTTGGGTTCTTTAATAATTCTAAAACTCTATTATTCATCTTACCAGTTCGCTACAATATCGTTAAATATCTTATTAATGATTCTTTCGTTTACAATTTTCACCTGTGAAGCTTCTATGTCACTCTGAGACAAGCTGCTGTTAAATACAGCCTCATCTGAATAGGTTCTGTCAAAACTTAAATCAGGGTGTAATTTATTCTCATAATGCACCTTAACGGTGATGGTTAGTTTATTTTGTGATTCCTGCACCGTTCCACCTGTAGATGTCGTTTGCGTATTGGAACTGATTGTTGTCGGAGTAATAGAATAATCTGTAATTTCTCCTTCCACCAATATATCAGCGTTTTCTTTTGTCCCTTTTAATGTTGTTCTTTGCAAGAAACGGTTCTGAATATCTGTTGAAAACTGTTGAGACAAAGTAGGATTTACCAGAGCTGCATTGTTTGGAAATTCATTGATCTGAATTGTTTTTTCATCTTTTAAAGATGATCCCGTAAAACTGTAACACGAGTTTAAAACACTTAGACCTATCAACAAAAGCCAAAAAACTCTCGACTGCATTATATTAATATTTTTAATTTTAAAATTCATTTTTAGATCCTATTTCTTTTATTTCGTCATATTCTATTTGCTGAATGGCATCTTCAAACGCAAAGTAGTGGGTTGTATAAAAATAAGGCATTGTGATCAAAATACCAATACCGCATGCCAGGATTCCAATCTGAGAAAGAAATCCCACAACAATAGCAAATAAAAAAATGGACAGCAAATTATTTTTTGTCATTATTCTGGACATACTCCAAGCTGTCTTTATATCATAAATCTTTTTAAGAGATATTAATGCTGGAATATAAAATCCTAGTAAAGCTACAATAAAAACAGCGATCACAATGATGAATATATAAGGTACCATAAAGATTGCAAAAACCGGAGAAGGATCTTCACCTCCTGTCATGGCTGTTAATGGAATCAAAGCAAATAGTGGAATATATAACACGAATACTCCAGCCAAAATAATCAACTGTACAATAAAATAAGGTAAAAAATCATCAAAATTAAAAATGTCCCCTACACTAGCTGGTTCCGCCTTATTTACTTTTCTGCAGTACTTGTAAAAATTCCCCATTGCCAATAATCCACAAAAAGGTATAATTGACATCACTATACACAAAATGTAAGCGACCATAAAATTTCCGAAATCTTTCTTTAGAAGCTCAAAGCCTTTATTTAGATATTCACTTAATTTAAATTCAATAGGCTTGGCCTTAATATTCATCATAATTAGTCTTCTAAGTTATATTGTTTTATTTTTCTGTATAATGTTCTTTGTGAAATTCCCAATTCATCGGCTGCTTTATTCCTACGTCCCTTATGCTTTTCTAAAGCTTTGATAATCAAATCTTTTTCATTATTTTGAAGAGAAAGTGATTCTGGTTTATTTTCTTCAATTTCTATATCTTCAATGTCTTCATAGCTGTCATCCGAATTTGAAATGATGGTTGGTGTCTGAACAACAGGATGACTGTCTTCAAAATACAACAAAGAATTGGAATTTACATTTTGTTGAGATTCCGGAGTGTAAAGCCTGTTAATCAATGTTTTTTCCTGAGAACTTAAATCACCTGCCCCTCTATTTTTTATGAGTTCTGAAGTTAAGGATTTTAAATCATTGATATCATTTCTCATATCGAAGAGAATCTTATACATAATCTCTCTTTCATTCCCGAAATCATTTTGCTTTTGTGAATTTGGTGCATTAACTACCATTGGCAAATGAGTTTCCATTGGGATATACTCTGCCAGTTTTTCAACACTAACACTTCTTTCCCTTTCAACAACAGTCATCTGCTCTACCAAATTCCTCAACTGACGAACATTTCCTGGGAAACTATAATTTTCAACATAATGAACCGCACTTGGCTCTAATACGAGCTCTGGCATTCTATATTTTTCAGCAAAATCTATAGCAAATTTTCTAAATAACAAATGAATATCTCCTTTTCGCTCTCTCAAAGGCGGCATATCAATCTGTACGGTGTTTAAACGATAGAATAAATCCTCTCTAAATCTTCCATCCTGAATAGCCTTCATCATATTGACGTTTGTTGCGGCAACAATTCTCACATTCGTTTTCTGCACCTGTGAAGAACCTACTTTCATAAATTCCCCGCTCTCCAGGACTCTCAATAAACGAACCTGCGTCTGTAAAGGAAGTTCACCAACCTCATCCAGAAAGATCGTTCCACCATCCGCAACTTCAAAATACCCTTTTCTTGTTGCAGTTGCTCCTGTAAAGGCTCCTTTTTCATGTCCGAATAATTCGGAATCAATCGTCCCTTCCGGAATTGCTCCACAGTTCACAACGATGTAAGGTTGATGTTTTCTTCTGGACTCTGAATGGATAATTTTTGGAATAAATTCTTTTCCTACCCCACTTTCTCCAATAACCAATACTGAAATATCGGTGGGTGCTACCTGAATAGATTTTTCTAAAGCACGATTCAATGCGGGAAAATTCCCAATGATCCCGAAACGGTTTTTTATATTTTGTAACTCGACGCTCATAAATTAAAGATTATTGATTTAAGTTTAGTCTACCCTATTGTTAAAATATTTTATAGTAGACCTCATTAATTTGTTTAAATAATTGTTTTAAATTCTTAATTCTAACTTATCAAATCCAAATAATCTTTATTTCGGATTTTTGAAACTTTATTTTTAAAAGATATTGTTTCAATAAAATCACATTCTTTTTCTTTGTTCTTATAATTATCTAAGATCTTATCATATTTTCCGCTTTTTAAACCATTAGTTCCAAGCTTATAATAAAATCCGAAACTCTGTTGTTTAACAGATATAGATTCAATAATATCGCCAGCGTTTTGCTTTTGATTTATTGTATTAAAATGAGTAATCTTTTTATTTAAAGAAAATTCAGGAACTTCTTTGCTGTCACCAGAGCTTAGAAACTTGCTGTATAATTCACAAAGCGTTTTGTAATCATCATTTCCTGCAAGATCATTAGTATTCTGTGCTGAAATATTGCTGCAAATTATAACCAATAAAACACTCAGGCAATATTTATGAAATTTCTCCATTGTCTAATTTAAGTTTATTGATGATAATTTATTTTATTATAATGATTCTTTTTCTTGAAAGAACGTTCTACTTTACCGTTTCCCCTAAAAGTGTGCCTTGTGTATTGTCAAAAACAAAAACATCCACAATGTCACCCATTTTTTGTCCTTCCAGCATATCAAACACACAAACAGCATTTTGAGAATTCCTTCCTTTCCACTGATTTTTATTCTTTTTAGAAATTCCTTCAATTAAAATCTGATGAACTCTTCCAACGTAAGTCTTCATACGCTGTCTGGAAAGGTCTCCCTGTAAAGCGATTACTTCTGCTAAACGTCTTTGTTTAACATCTGCAGGAATATTATCCTCCAGTTTTTTATGCGCTGGTGTTCCCGGCCTTTCTGAATAAGCAAACATATAACCGTAATCATATTCTACTTCTTTCATCAGACTTAAAGTATCCTGATGATCTTCTTCTGTCTCGTTGCAGAAACCAATGATCATATCCTGAGAAAAAGAGATGTCGGGAACTATTTCTTTAGCTTTTTTAATCAGCTCTAAATATTCTTCACGGGTATGTTGTCTGTTCATTGCTGCCAACATATTATTGCTTCCACTTTGAACCGGAAGGTGAACATATTTACAAATATTATCATGCTTCGCCATAACTCTGAATACATTCAGGCTCATATCCTGAGGATTGGATGTTGAGAATCTTATTCTCATTTGAGGAACAGCTTTAGCGACCTGATCAAGTAACTGAGCGAAATCAACTGCTGTAGCTTTCTGCATTTCAGAAGCTTTAGCAAAATCTTTCTTAGGTCCTCCACCATACCAAAGATAAGAGTCAACGTTTTGCCCTAAAAGAGTAATTTCTTTATATCCACTATTCCAAAGGTTTTTACATTCTTCAAGAATTGAATGTGGATCACGACTTCTTTCTCGTCCTCTTGTAAAAGGAACGACACAGAAAGTACACATATTATCGCAACCTCTTGTTATGGTAACAAAGGCAGTAACACCATTTCCACCTAACCGAACCGGGTTGATATCCGCATACGTTTCTTCTTTGGAAAGTATAACATTAATAGCATCTCTACCATCCTCTGTTTCCTTTAGTAAGTTGGGTAAGTCTCTATAAGCATCCGGACCAACAACCAGATCCACTAGTTGTTCCTCTTCCAGAAATTTGGTCTTTAATCTCTCCGCCATACATCCTAAAACCCCAACAGTCATATGAGGTCTTTCTTTTTTAAGATTTTTGAACTGAGCAAGACGCATTCTTACAGTTTGTTCAGCTTTCTCACGAATGGAGCAAGTATTTAAAAGGATTAAATCAGCCTCTTCTACTTTCAATGTTGTATTATAACCTTGATCATTTAGAATAGAAGCAACAATTTCAGAATCAGAGAAATTCATCTGACAGCCGTAGCTTTCCAAAAACAATTTTTTAGAATTCCCGTCTCTTTCAGCAATAGCAAAAGCTTCTCCCTGTTTTGTTTCGTCTATATATTTTTCCTGCACGATAATCAATTTAAGTTTTAAATTACAAAGTTTCAAGCGTTCTATTCACAACTTTGAATTTTAAACGCTAAACTTTAAATAATTAATTTGCAAAGATACAAAATATTGTGACAGAATGGCCGAATTATTTAAGGACTCCAAAACTTAAAATAAGTGTAGCATTACATTAAATCCTATAAACAAAGAAACTTCACATTTTACATGAAGTTCCCAAGTAATTTTAAATTTCAACCCGCACTTCTTTTACAACAATCCCTTAATATGTTTGTAATTACTCTTCACCGTTTCCAAAACCTCTTCCATTTTTCCACCTAACATAAGCTGTGCCATAGATTTAGTCATTCCTATTACCTGATCAAAATCTATTTTTGGAGGTAACGCCAGAGCATTTGGATTTGTAAAAATATTGAGAAGATAGGGACCATTGTAATTCAAGCATTCTTCAATAGCCGCTTCTACTTCTTCAGGCTTATGAACATTTTTTCCCGGATACCCCATTGCCTGGGCCACCATCGCAAAATCCGGATTAATCATATCCGTTTCATTATCCGGCATTCCACCAACTTCCATTTCCAATTTTACCATACCTAAAGTCCGGTTATTGAAAACGATTAGTTTCACAGGAAGTTTATATTGAAAAATAGTTGCCATATCACCCAATAGCATCGATAATCCTCCATCTCCACACATCGCGATCACCTGTCGATCGGGATAAGCCAGTGAAGCACCAATAGCCATCGGCATTGCATTCGCCATCGAGCCATGATTAAAGGAGCCTAACATTTTGCGCTCCCCGGTTCCTGTTATAAATCTAGCTCCCCAAACACAACACATTCCTGTATCTACCGTAAAAATAGCATCTTTCTTGGCGATACGATCTAAAGTATGTGCCACGTATTCCGGTTGAATAGCATCCTCTTTTCCAAAATCCTTTACATAAGCAAGCTGATTTTCTTTTACTTTTCCATAAAACTCAATTTGCTGATTTAAGAAATGAGCATCTGTCTTTTCCTTTAATAAAGGTAATAATGCTTTAATTGTTTCTCTTACATCTCCCGTTAATCCAAGTTCCAGCTTGGCTCTTCTCCCTAATCTCTCAGGACTTTCATCAATCTGAACAATTTTATTTTTTACCGGCATAAATTTCTGGTAAGGAAAATCAGTCCCTAAAAGAATAACAAGATCGGCATCGTGCATTGCATGATAAGCTGAAGGAAAACCTAATAAACCTGTCAGACCCACTTCATTGGGATTATTAGGCTGAATAGCCATCTTACCTCTAAATGAATATCCTACAGGTGCCTTTAAAAATTTTGATAATCCTACCACTTCAGGATTGGCATTTTCGGCTCCAATCCCACAATAGATGGTTACCTTCTCACTTTCATTGATGATCTTTGCTAAATGAGTTAATTCTTCATCTGAAGGACGAACGATTGGATTTGTTTTGAATATTTGAGTGGATGTTGTTCCTTCTTCTGCATTCATTTCTGAGACATCGCCAGGAAGACCAATAACAGCTACCCCTTTTTTAGATATTGCATGCTGAATTGCCGTTTGAACAGTTCTCTGAACCTGTTCAGGTCTTGTAATCATTTGATTGTAATAGCTGCAATCATCAAATAATTTTATCGTGTTTGTTTCCTGGAAGTAATCTGTCCCCATCTCATCACTTGGAATTGTAGAGGCAATAACCAACATAGGAACATGGGACCGATGTGCTTCATATACTCCATTGATAAGATGAACATGGCCAGGACCACTGCTTCCGGCACATACCGCAAAGCCATCCAGCTCTGCTTCCGCCGCCGCCGCATAAGCTCCGACTTCCTCATGTCGAACATGGATCCATTTGATACTGCTTTTTTTTACTGCAGCATTTAAATGATTAAGGCTGTCACCTGTTACTGCATAAATCCTTTTTACATTTGCGCTTTCAAGCATTTCAACAATTTGCTCTGCTATATTCTTTGCCATAATTAATATTTTTGTGATCGTTTTTTATATCTGGAAATATAGAAATGGATATCGACTGACTAAGCCTTTTTTCAATATTTGAAAATTCATATCCTATCAAATTTAATTATTTATTTTAGGATTCCCATTCAAATGGCTTGTTAATTTT is part of the Chryseobacterium paludis genome and encodes:
- a CDS encoding DUF4126 domain-containing protein; protein product: MLDNIPYFPYILSAFIGIGLSAATGFRVFLPMFAVSLASYLHWIPMSGQFEWLAGLPALITTGIATIAEILAYYIPFVDHLLDTISVPMATVAGSILFASQFADFGTFPQWALAIIAGGGTAATISSGFAGIRAASTATTGGLGNSIVGTTETAGAGIMSVLAMALPVIAAILAIILVVLVIVMGRKAIRKLRGNKEVIDKI
- a CDS encoding LptE family protein; protein product: MNFKIKNINIMQSRVFWLLLIGLSVLNSCYSFTGSSLKDEKTIQINEFPNNAALVNPTLSQQFSTDIQNRFLQRTTLKGTKENADILVEGEITDYSITPTTISSNTQTTSTGGTVQESQNKLTITVKVHYENKLHPDLSFDRTYSDEAVFNSSLSQSDIEASQVKIVNERIINKIFNDIVANW
- a CDS encoding sigma-54 interaction domain-containing protein — its product is MSVELQNIKNRFGIIGNFPALNRALEKSIQVAPTDISVLVIGESGVGKEFIPKIIHSESRRKHQPYIVVNCGAIPEGTIDSELFGHEKGAFTGATATRKGYFEVADGGTIFLDEVGELPLQTQVRLLRVLESGEFMKVGSSQVQKTNVRIVAATNVNMMKAIQDGRFREDLFYRLNTVQIDMPPLRERKGDIHLLFRKFAIDFAEKYRMPELVLEPSAVHYVENYSFPGNVRQLRNLVEQMTVVERERSVSVEKLAEYIPMETHLPMVVNAPNSQKQNDFGNEREIMYKILFDMRNDINDLKSLTSELIKNRGAGDLSSQEKTLINRLYTPESQQNVNSNSLLYFEDSHPVVQTPTIISNSDDSYEDIEDIEIEENKPESLSLQNNEKDLIIKALEKHKGRRNKAADELGISQRTLYRKIKQYNLED
- the miaB gene encoding tRNA (N6-isopentenyl adenosine(37)-C2)-methylthiotransferase MiaB; protein product: MQEKYIDETKQGEAFAIAERDGNSKKLFLESYGCQMNFSDSEIVASILNDQGYNTTLKVEEADLILLNTCSIREKAEQTVRMRLAQFKNLKKERPHMTVGVLGCMAERLKTKFLEEEQLVDLVVGPDAYRDLPNLLKETEDGRDAINVILSKEETYADINPVRLGGNGVTAFVTITRGCDNMCTFCVVPFTRGRERSRDPHSILEECKNLWNSGYKEITLLGQNVDSYLWYGGGPKKDFAKASEMQKATAVDFAQLLDQVAKAVPQMRIRFSTSNPQDMSLNVFRVMAKHDNICKYVHLPVQSGSNNMLAAMNRQHTREEYLELIKKAKEIVPDISFSQDMIIGFCNETEEDHQDTLSLMKEVEYDYGYMFAYSERPGTPAHKKLEDNIPADVKQRRLAEVIALQGDLSRQRMKTYVGRVHQILIEGISKKNKNQWKGRNSQNAVCVFDMLEGQKMGDIVDVFVFDNTQGTLLGETVK
- a CDS encoding thiamine pyrophosphate-dependent enzyme — protein: MAKNIAEQIVEMLESANVKRIYAVTGDSLNHLNAAVKKSSIKWIHVRHEEVGAYAAAAEAELDGFAVCAGSSGPGHVHLINGVYEAHRSHVPMLVIASTIPSDEMGTDYFQETNTIKLFDDCSYYNQMITRPEQVQRTVQTAIQHAISKKGVAVIGLPGDVSEMNAEEGTTSTQIFKTNPIVRPSDEELTHLAKIINESEKVTIYCGIGAENANPEVVGLSKFLKAPVGYSFRGKMAIQPNNPNEVGLTGLLGFPSAYHAMHDADLVILLGTDFPYQKFMPVKNKIVQIDESPERLGRRAKLELGLTGDVRETIKALLPLLKEKTDAHFLNQQIEFYGKVKENQLAYVKDFGKEDAIQPEYVAHTLDRIAKKDAIFTVDTGMCCVWGARFITGTGERKMLGSFNHGSMANAMPMAIGASLAYPDRQVIAMCGDGGLSMLLGDMATIFQYKLPVKLIVFNNRTLGMVKLEMEVGGMPDNETDMINPDFAMVAQAMGYPGKNVHKPEEVEAAIEECLNYNGPYLLNIFTNPNALALPPKIDFDQVIGMTKSMAQLMLGGKMEEVLETVKSNYKHIKGLL